One stretch of Pedobacter riviphilus DNA includes these proteins:
- a CDS encoding glycoside hydrolase family 27 protein has protein sequence MKFIKICFSVLLFSQIGFAQETKLAATPPMGWMSWNIMSENPNEKDIKEMADAMISSGMVKAGYQYIFLDDCWQGGRDNKNNIIADPKKFPSGIKALADYLHSKGMKLGIYSDAAPLTCGGYTASLNFEDQDAKTFATWGIDYLKYDYCNAPEDVETAKKRYGKIAQALRKSGRDIVLGICEWGPREPWNWGAQVGGQSWRTTYDIRDKWLDVEGKGGVGIYNVVDKMAGLASFSGPGKWNDGDMLVAGLHGTKGPSSAFKGVGCTKAEYQSQVSLYSMLNSPLYASCDIRKMDDETKTIFTNKEVIALNQDALGKQAERKIKTDTWDVFVRPLANGDFAIAILNKSASAQNAKINFANLGLTGKYEIRDLWQHKVTGKNNKWNGEVTAHETKVFRLKKV, from the coding sequence ATGAAATTTATCAAAATCTGCTTTAGCGTGTTGCTGTTTTCACAGATTGGCTTTGCTCAGGAAACTAAACTAGCCGCCACGCCGCCAATGGGCTGGATGAGCTGGAACATCATGTCAGAAAATCCGAACGAAAAGGATATCAAAGAAATGGCCGACGCCATGATTAGCAGTGGCATGGTAAAAGCAGGTTATCAATATATTTTTTTAGATGATTGCTGGCAGGGCGGTCGCGATAATAAAAACAACATCATTGCCGATCCTAAGAAATTCCCATCAGGTATTAAAGCACTGGCGGATTATCTGCACAGCAAGGGCATGAAATTGGGTATTTATTCAGATGCTGCTCCTTTAACCTGTGGCGGTTATACCGCAAGTTTAAACTTTGAAGATCAGGATGCCAAAACCTTTGCAACCTGGGGAATAGATTACCTTAAATACGATTATTGCAATGCACCGGAGGACGTAGAAACGGCGAAAAAAAGATATGGAAAAATAGCACAGGCCTTACGCAAATCGGGTAGGGATATAGTATTGGGTATTTGCGAATGGGGACCACGTGAGCCCTGGAACTGGGGTGCACAGGTTGGTGGACAAAGCTGGCGTACCACTTACGATATCAGGGATAAGTGGCTGGATGTAGAAGGCAAAGGAGGTGTTGGCATTTATAACGTGGTTGATAAAATGGCCGGATTGGCCAGCTTTTCAGGCCCAGGTAAATGGAACGATGGCGATATGTTGGTGGCTGGTTTACACGGTACAAAGGGCCCTTCATCAGCATTTAAAGGAGTAGGTTGTACAAAAGCCGAATACCAGAGCCAGGTGAGTTTGTACAGCATGCTCAACTCTCCACTATATGCCAGTTGCGATATCCGTAAAATGGACGATGAAACAAAGACCATTTTTACAAACAAAGAAGTAATCGCATTAAACCAAGATGCTTTGGGGAAACAGGCCGAAAGAAAAATCAAAACTGATACCTGGGATGTTTTTGTTCGTCCTTTAGCCAATGGAGATTTCGCAATAGCGATTTTAAATAAATCGGCGTCTGCCCAAAATGCAAAAATAAACTTTGCCAACTTAGGCCTGACTGGTAAATATGAGATCAGGGATTTATGGCAACATAAAGTAACCGGCAAAAATAATAAGTGGAACGGTGAGGTAACTGCTCACGAAACTAAGGTTTTCCGCCTAAAAAAAGTATAA
- a CDS encoding M60 family metallopeptidase, giving the protein MKSLLSFALVATGLTTFAQDAVKNPATIVITPQHTLSKNDTAFRKAIAKWSDEILKSTDYKNIKAQPSADVFPGTVKAGFQFINKTVSIEHKKMADSLVSIVSTLGYSGYDNATMYSTGLYAKAGEYIEIDVPKNANVNELEVQIGAHSDRLNYWVAGKEDWRRMPIITKKQQLVIGKNRLTSPFGGLIYIDIKPKAESRKIDFKISHAVAAPLFVLGKSTQSDWENQLKSNKAPWGEMATENVILTLPDSVLQTIKNPEEVLKLWDLVVLGELDLANMPAPFYRAQRMVPDEHIGGGYMHSGYPIMIHHSPSRKMLSNEIMANPELLMKPSKGGANWGFFHEIGHNMQNLNWVFGGTTEVSNNFFSLYMFDRLMGGRDDSHTGVSSANTQKMMKKYFAEGPSYEKWKNDPFLGLIMFRQMQEGFGWESFKAFFKEYQKIGPSIGRLNDQQKRDLWVKTYSNVVKRNLAPFFNTWGVDISEETQKELSSLRAWKPYNFPPIN; this is encoded by the coding sequence ATGAAATCACTATTATCTTTTGCATTAGTAGCAACTGGCTTAACCACCTTTGCTCAAGATGCAGTAAAAAATCCGGCAACAATTGTCATTACACCACAACATACTCTTTCAAAAAACGATACGGCATTTAGGAAAGCCATTGCCAAATGGAGTGACGAAATTTTAAAAAGCACCGATTATAAGAATATTAAAGCACAACCATCAGCTGATGTTTTTCCTGGTACAGTAAAAGCGGGTTTTCAGTTTATAAATAAAACAGTAAGTATAGAACATAAAAAAATGGCCGATAGTTTAGTGTCTATTGTGTCAACTCTAGGTTATTCTGGTTATGATAATGCCACCATGTACAGCACGGGTTTATATGCAAAAGCGGGTGAGTATATAGAAATTGATGTGCCCAAAAACGCCAATGTAAACGAACTTGAAGTTCAGATTGGTGCGCATAGCGATCGCCTGAATTATTGGGTAGCAGGCAAGGAAGATTGGCGCAGGATGCCAATTATAACCAAAAAACAGCAATTGGTAATTGGAAAAAATAGATTGACCTCACCTTTCGGTGGCCTGATTTATATCGATATTAAGCCTAAGGCCGAAAGTAGAAAAATTGATTTCAAAATCAGCCATGCGGTAGCAGCCCCTCTCTTTGTATTGGGCAAGAGCACACAAAGCGACTGGGAGAACCAATTAAAAAGCAATAAAGCACCTTGGGGTGAAATGGCCACCGAAAATGTGATTTTAACCTTGCCCGATAGTGTTTTGCAAACTATCAAAAATCCTGAAGAGGTATTAAAACTATGGGATTTAGTTGTGCTTGGAGAACTGGATCTGGCCAATATGCCTGCACCATTTTACAGGGCGCAACGGATGGTACCCGATGAACACATTGGAGGAGGGTATATGCATAGTGGTTATCCAATCATGATTCATCATTCGCCATCCAGAAAAATGCTCTCGAACGAAATTATGGCCAACCCTGAATTATTGATGAAACCAAGTAAAGGTGGCGCAAACTGGGGCTTTTTCCACGAGATAGGGCATAACATGCAAAACCTGAATTGGGTTTTTGGCGGTACTACCGAGGTGAGCAATAACTTCTTTTCGTTATACATGTTCGATAGGCTGATGGGCGGAAGAGACGATTCGCACACAGGCGTATCAAGTGCCAACACGCAAAAAATGATGAAAAAATATTTTGCAGAAGGCCCCAGCTACGAAAAATGGAAAAACGATCCTTTCTTGGGCTTGATCATGTTCCGCCAAATGCAGGAAGGTTTTGGATGGGAAAGTTTTAAGGCATTTTTTAAAGAATACCAAAAAATAGGACCAAGTATTGGCAGGTTAAACGACCAGCAAAAGCGCGATTTATGGGTGAAAACATACTCTAATGTGGTAAAAAGAAACTTAGCGCCATTTTTTAATACCTGGGGTGTAGACATAAGTGAAGAAACACAAAAAGAATTAAGCAGCCTTCGTGCCTGGAAACCTTATAATTTTCCACCGATAAACTAG
- a CDS encoding M23 family metallopeptidase, with protein sequence MKTLVFIFLSTLLFETPTIEKDRERWKPYYTDTAPAKTADQWFLPFDVANRKKISTIKIISIFGDHRDSYVKGHIHTAIDINPAQPKTKLVNVYAMANGIVCSVHLGENQRTVVVKHKLPSGLTMFTTYKHLKEVYVNNGQNVDQNTKLARLFTPQESKKYGGDYHHLHLEIRKKFDDYGCASWLTFNNKQLNERFYNPQVFIKEHIK encoded by the coding sequence ATGAAAACATTAGTATTTATCTTTTTATCTACACTTTTATTCGAAACACCTACGATTGAAAAAGATCGCGAGCGCTGGAAACCTTATTATACTGATACTGCTCCTGCTAAAACAGCCGATCAATGGTTCCTTCCTTTTGATGTGGCCAACCGTAAAAAAATAAGCACTATCAAAATCATCAGTATTTTTGGCGATCATAGAGATAGTTATGTTAAAGGGCATATCCATACTGCCATAGATATTAACCCTGCACAACCTAAAACAAAATTGGTTAATGTTTATGCCATGGCCAATGGAATAGTCTGCTCTGTTCATTTGGGTGAAAATCAGCGCACAGTTGTGGTAAAACATAAGTTACCAAGCGGATTAACCATGTTCACCACTTATAAACACCTTAAAGAGGTTTATGTAAACAACGGCCAGAATGTTGATCAAAATACTAAACTGGCCAGGTTATTTACGCCGCAGGAAAGTAAAAAATATGGTGGCGATTATCATCATCTCCATTTAGAAATCAGAAAAAAATTTGATGATTATGGCTGTGCAAGCTGGCTAACTTTTAATAATAAACAACTGAACGAACGGTTTTATAACCCTCAGGTATTTATAAAAGAACATATCAAATAG
- a CDS encoding IucA/IucC family protein — protein MNYNNFKHIKPLKKEIWDKVNLNYIAKSIVELMHEKLVEPTPTNTDDQGNTSFLLATDAEDIYYTFSGQQRALDYLHIDKQSIKKFVNGKSVAVNNAPAFYTELQQTFGIKPFTLAHFVEETLNTLYADAYIYEKGRLTADELANADYQTIEHQMDGHPWATINKGRIGFNHSDQGKYAPEAAQKTQLAWLAVHQSRAEFKSIESISPFSFYNEELSLKQVHDFNQVLIQQELNPEDYFFIPVHEWQWNNKIVLQLAHDIAHRLIVPVGVGNDEYMCQNSIRTFFNVSEPKKHYVKTAISILNTSIFRGLSPKKLAIAPKVTQWAKDMLEGDEYLKQTRVVLLGEVATVAYTHPQYSEIPGSPYQYQEFLGAIWRESAENYLLEGENIMTMASLLYVDDNGKSMVQALIEKSGLDASKWLNAYLAAYLKPILRIFYKHAFFFSPHGENTILVMKNGVPERIIIKDFVEEIVLTEESKAKLPTDLVDVLREINDELAPLFILSGIFDAVFRYLSNIFHSYVGLDEKQFWRQVADVILEFQQENPELSSKFEKFDLFVPEFIRVCINRVRLLTHGYSESTDVPVPELIGTLVNPAAEALKEDVLA, from the coding sequence ATGAATTACAACAACTTCAAGCACATAAAACCTTTAAAAAAAGAAATTTGGGATAAGGTAAACCTCAACTATATCGCAAAATCAATAGTAGAATTGATGCACGAAAAATTAGTGGAGCCAACACCAACCAATACTGATGATCAAGGAAATACGAGTTTCCTCCTCGCTACAGATGCTGAAGACATTTATTATACCTTTTCAGGTCAGCAACGTGCTTTAGATTATCTTCATATCGATAAGCAGAGTATCAAAAAGTTTGTAAATGGCAAAAGTGTAGCGGTAAACAATGCCCCTGCATTTTATACCGAACTGCAACAAACTTTTGGTATTAAACCATTTACCCTTGCCCATTTTGTAGAAGAAACATTAAATACCCTATACGCTGACGCTTATATCTACGAAAAGGGCCGGTTAACAGCTGATGAGTTAGCCAACGCAGATTACCAAACCATCGAACACCAGATGGACGGGCATCCCTGGGCCACTATTAACAAAGGACGTATAGGTTTTAACCATAGCGATCAAGGCAAATATGCTCCGGAAGCAGCGCAAAAAACACAATTGGCATGGCTAGCTGTACATCAATCAAGAGCAGAATTTAAAAGTATCGAAAGTATTTCGCCGTTTTCTTTTTATAATGAAGAACTTAGTTTAAAGCAGGTTCACGATTTTAACCAGGTATTGATTCAACAGGAATTAAATCCTGAAGATTATTTCTTTATCCCTGTTCACGAATGGCAATGGAACAATAAAATCGTATTACAACTGGCTCATGATATTGCCCACCGATTGATTGTTCCCGTTGGTGTTGGGAATGATGAATATATGTGTCAAAACAGCATCCGTACCTTCTTTAATGTGAGCGAGCCTAAAAAGCATTACGTAAAAACGGCCATTTCTATATTAAACACCTCCATTTTCAGGGGGCTTTCGCCCAAAAAACTCGCTATTGCACCAAAGGTAACCCAATGGGCAAAAGACATGCTTGAGGGCGATGAGTATTTAAAACAGACTCGTGTGGTGCTTTTGGGCGAAGTAGCTACAGTGGCCTATACCCACCCACAATACAGTGAAATTCCAGGCTCACCGTATCAATACCAAGAGTTTTTGGGTGCCATTTGGCGCGAAAGTGCAGAGAACTACTTGTTAGAAGGTGAAAACATCATGACCATGGCCAGTTTACTTTATGTAGATGACAACGGCAAGAGTATGGTACAGGCGCTGATTGAAAAATCGGGATTAGATGCTTCAAAGTGGCTTAATGCTTATTTAGCTGCTTACCTGAAACCGATATTGAGGATTTTCTATAAACATGCCTTTTTCTTTAGTCCGCATGGCGAAAACACCATTTTGGTAATGAAAAACGGTGTGCCCGAACGCATTATCATTAAAGATTTTGTTGAAGAAATTGTATTAACGGAAGAATCGAAAGCTAAATTACCAACTGACCTGGTTGATGTTTTAAGGGAAATTAATGACGAACTGGCACCATTATTTATCCTCTCGGGCATATTCGATGCGGTTTTCAGGTACCTGAGCAATATTTTCCACAGTTATGTTGGATTGGATGAAAAACAATTCTGGCGTCAGGTTGCTGATGTAATTTTGGAATTTCAGCAGGAAAACCCTGAATTATCATCCAAATTCGAAAAATTCGATCTTTTTGTGCCTGAATTTATTAGGGTTTGCATTAATCGGGTAAGGTTGTTAACCCATGGTTATAGCGAAAGTACCGATGTTCCGGTTCCTGAGTTGATCGGAACGCTGGTTAATCCAGCAGCAGAAGCACTGAAGGAAGATGTTTTGGCGTAA
- a CDS encoding lysine N(6)-hydroxylase/L-ornithine N(5)-oxygenase family protein, with the protein MQNQKIYDIVGIGIGPFNLGLAALCAPINSLSTLFLDQANEFNWHPGMMLSDATLQVPFMADLVTMADPTSAYSFLNYLKQTDRLYKFYIREDFFVLRKEYNAYCKWAINHLQNCHFGQKVISVNYIDGIYQVEKVDQVTGATAIILTKKIVLGTGTGPKVPDFVKPALHKNAIHSSEYLRFKESILKQKTVSIVGSGQSAAEIFYDLLPETENGLKLKWFTRPDRFFPMEYSKLTLELTSPEYVDHFYNLSDAKRKQLLGKQNSLFKGINFELINQIFDKLYELSVDGEKVNAELMPNCQLNNLTENKGSYQLDFYHTESEKDFSVDTDFVVLATGYKYNEPMFLTSIKERIARNADGLFQVHRNYAIDINGNEIFVQNAELHTHGFVTPDLGMGAYRNASIINAILGFEIYKVEKRIAFQQFSITDEIQENELSTAVLQLSEG; encoded by the coding sequence ATGCAGAACCAAAAAATATACGACATTGTAGGGATCGGTATTGGCCCGTTTAATCTGGGTTTGGCGGCCCTATGTGCGCCAATAAATAGCTTATCAACCTTATTTTTAGATCAGGCGAACGAATTTAACTGGCACCCCGGCATGATGTTAAGCGATGCCACCTTACAGGTTCCCTTTATGGCCGATCTGGTTACCATGGCCGATCCAACCAGCGCTTACAGCTTTTTAAACTACCTTAAACAAACAGATCGCCTGTATAAATTCTATATCAGAGAAGATTTTTTTGTATTACGAAAGGAATATAATGCTTATTGTAAATGGGCGATTAATCATCTGCAAAACTGCCATTTCGGACAGAAAGTAATCAGTGTAAATTACATTGATGGAATTTACCAGGTAGAAAAAGTTGATCAGGTAACTGGAGCCACAGCAATCATTTTGACTAAAAAAATCGTACTCGGAACAGGCACTGGACCGAAAGTGCCCGATTTTGTTAAACCAGCCCTACATAAAAATGCAATACACTCTTCGGAATATCTGAGATTCAAGGAAAGCATTTTAAAGCAAAAAACGGTTAGCATAGTAGGTTCAGGTCAAAGTGCTGCCGAGATTTTTTACGATTTATTGCCTGAAACCGAAAACGGGTTAAAATTGAAATGGTTCACCCGACCTGATCGCTTTTTCCCCATGGAATATTCGAAATTAACACTGGAACTAACTTCTCCAGAATATGTAGACCACTTTTACAATTTGAGTGATGCGAAACGCAAACAGCTTTTAGGAAAACAAAATTCGCTGTTTAAAGGCATAAACTTCGAACTGATTAACCAGATTTTTGATAAACTGTACGAATTGAGTGTTGATGGCGAAAAGGTAAATGCCGAGCTGATGCCAAACTGCCAACTGAACAATTTAACCGAAAATAAGGGTTCCTATCAGCTTGATTTTTACCATACGGAGAGCGAAAAAGATTTTAGTGTAGATACTGATTTTGTGGTATTGGCTACCGGTTACAAATACAACGAACCCATGTTTTTAACCTCCATTAAAGAACGTATTGCCCGCAATGCCGATGGACTTTTTCAGGTACACCGAAACTATGCTATTGATATAAACGGAAACGAAATCTTTGTTCAGAATGCAGAACTGCATACGCACGGATTTGTGACACCTGATCTGGGAATGGGCGCCTATCGCAATGCATCCATTATCAATGCCATTTTAGGTTTCGAAATCTACAAGGTAGAAAAACGGATTGCCTTCCAGCAGTTTAGCATAACAGATGAAATACAGGAAAATGAATTATCTACCGCAGTGCTGCAATTATCTGAAGGTTAA
- a CDS encoding GNAT family N-acetyltransferase: MLDSIKLQQISEETNFNALLNSYCREFTNWSRYIGIPKYDESLANYLVTTSNRLHIRFDFTAIGFEVYAPLKFYADSGRHVFNFPIIERNIDTDAISNITIYRFMELAIQFSSEEFTDVDADLVRQRLVNSVENLEAFLSFFKQNGKPANFAKMSFIEAEQSLFLGHNAHPLPKGRSGFNNKEELFKFSPETQGQFQLAYFLISAENIVEKNAEGFDITDLFRIELLDNNNTEIIHLLDQHQDYKVVPMHPWEAEYLLTLPTVKAMQEENLLFFLGHFGDFFTPTSSVRTIYNASSDWMLKFSLHVKITNSQRVNLVRELHRGYDVSKLLKTEYGKAAKTEFPEIEFITDPAFITVNYKGETIDGFNISIRHNPFKGEGTEKNVSLLAALCQDALLGQKPRIVNIIEEAAISKNKTIAHTAVNWFKQYLHLCVAPIIGLYNNFGMAFEFHQQNVMVELDKDYYPAKFYFRDNQGYFFSDSKVEALKVVYPGIAEESGSIVPNEYIIPKLTYYLLINNILGVVNTIASNNLADEKVLLDLVYLEFKQFEKSDTTGLVDYIINRRSWEVKGNLLTNLCNIDEASAPIDNPAIYREFPNPLSKYFFSENLIKPQTKEVLYSRFFPKENVTINIRPFDIDRDLEMVHDWFNQEHAKPIWKMDGPIRGLELFYRTLLPNDSSHSFIGEINGEPTFTIEPYWPMRDGVGACYEALTTDYGAHLLIAPTDKDKKFSFETGQALMDFIFEQPEVGKCIGEAAVESRAMHIFVTRLGFKLEKVIQMPYKMANLTFCYRDWYWEKFPEAKAHAMIKLAQFETEEI; this comes from the coding sequence ATGTTAGACTCAATCAAGCTTCAGCAGATTTCAGAAGAAACTAATTTTAATGCGCTCCTAAACAGTTATTGCAGAGAATTTACCAACTGGAGCCGTTACATAGGCATCCCTAAATATGATGAATCTTTAGCCAATTACCTGGTTACAACAAGTAATCGTTTGCATATCAGGTTCGACTTTACAGCCATTGGTTTCGAAGTATATGCACCTTTAAAATTTTATGCCGATAGTGGCAGGCATGTGTTTAATTTCCCTATAATTGAAAGGAACATTGATACAGATGCCATCAGTAATATCACGATTTACAGATTTATGGAATTGGCTATCCAATTCAGTTCCGAAGAATTCACAGATGTTGATGCCGATCTGGTAAGACAACGTTTGGTCAACAGCGTAGAAAACCTCGAAGCATTTTTATCCTTCTTTAAACAAAATGGTAAACCTGCAAATTTTGCAAAAATGAGCTTCATTGAGGCCGAGCAATCTTTATTTTTAGGCCACAATGCCCATCCCCTACCAAAAGGCAGATCTGGTTTTAATAATAAAGAAGAACTTTTCAAATTCTCACCCGAAACTCAGGGACAATTCCAATTGGCCTATTTCCTGATCTCAGCTGAAAATATTGTGGAGAAAAATGCAGAAGGTTTCGACATAACCGATCTTTTCAGAATTGAATTGTTAGATAACAATAATACTGAAATCATTCATTTGCTCGATCAACATCAAGATTATAAAGTGGTGCCCATGCACCCGTGGGAGGCCGAATACCTGCTTACCCTGCCTACTGTAAAAGCGATGCAGGAAGAAAACCTGCTTTTCTTTTTGGGGCATTTTGGAGATTTTTTCACACCAACATCTTCGGTAAGAACGATTTACAATGCATCTAGCGATTGGATGCTTAAATTTTCATTACATGTTAAAATAACCAACTCGCAAAGGGTTAACCTCGTTAGAGAGCTTCATCGTGGCTACGATGTAAGTAAACTTTTAAAAACCGAATACGGCAAAGCGGCCAAAACCGAATTCCCAGAAATTGAATTTATTACCGATCCGGCTTTTATTACCGTAAATTATAAAGGCGAAACCATTGATGGCTTTAACATCAGCATCAGACATAATCCGTTTAAAGGAGAAGGAACCGAAAAAAACGTGAGCTTGTTAGCCGCACTTTGCCAGGATGCTTTGTTAGGCCAAAAACCAAGAATTGTAAACATCATTGAAGAAGCTGCAATCAGCAAAAACAAAACAATTGCTCATACTGCTGTAAACTGGTTTAAACAGTATCTACACCTTTGTGTAGCGCCAATTATTGGCCTGTATAACAATTTTGGGATGGCTTTTGAATTCCATCAGCAAAATGTGATGGTAGAACTGGATAAAGATTATTATCCTGCCAAATTTTATTTTAGGGATAATCAGGGTTATTTCTTTAGCGATAGCAAGGTAGAGGCATTAAAAGTGGTTTATCCTGGCATTGCTGAAGAAAGTGGTTCGATAGTACCAAACGAATACATTATCCCTAAGCTCACCTATTATCTACTCATTAACAATATCTTAGGTGTAGTAAATACCATTGCAAGCAACAATCTCGCCGATGAGAAAGTCTTACTTGATCTCGTTTATCTGGAGTTTAAGCAATTCGAAAAAAGCGATACCACGGGATTAGTAGATTATATCATCAACCGCCGCAGCTGGGAAGTAAAAGGCAACCTGCTTACCAACCTCTGCAATATTGATGAAGCCAGCGCCCCCATCGATAATCCGGCTATTTACCGTGAGTTTCCGAATCCTTTATCTAAATATTTCTTCTCCGAAAACCTGATCAAGCCGCAAACCAAAGAGGTGCTGTACAGCCGGTTTTTCCCTAAAGAAAATGTAACGATCAATATCCGTCCATTTGATATCGACCGCGATCTGGAAATGGTTCACGATTGGTTTAACCAGGAACATGCCAAACCCATATGGAAGATGGATGGACCGATTAGGGGTTTAGAGCTATTCTATAGAACTTTATTACCAAACGATTCATCGCACAGTTTTATTGGTGAGATAAATGGCGAACCCACCTTTACCATAGAACCCTACTGGCCTATGCGCGATGGTGTGGGTGCCTGTTACGAAGCTTTAACGACCGATTATGGTGCGCACCTGCTAATTGCACCTACGGATAAAGACAAGAAATTTAGTTTCGAAACGGGTCAGGCTTTAATGGATTTCATCTTCGAACAACCTGAAGTAGGCAAATGTATTGGTGAAGCAGCTGTTGAAAGCCGTGCGATGCACATTTTTGTAACCCGACTAGGTTTCAAATTGGAAAAAGTGATCCAGATGCCTTATAAAATGGCCAACCTTACCTTTTGTTATCGCGATTGGTACTGGGAAAAGTTTCCTGAGGCCAAAGCACATGCCATGATTAAGTTAGCACAGTTTGAAACGGAGGAAATTTAG
- a CDS encoding pyridoxal phosphate-dependent decarboxylase family protein: MFTSDLEKHELINFLTESPTKEIFHPENEAEYLHAVGKVTQAVKKFLNNNQQPFSGISPSKLKPLFDSIEFEKTHDNYDALLKEVEQLYTSHAVAFHHPAYIAHLNCPIVIPAVAAEVMISAINSSIDTWDQSAGGTLIEQKLIEWTCDQIGYSKKADGIFTSGGTQSNLMGLLLARDHYSITALNHNIKVEGLPQEASRFRIFVSEKAHFSIQKNASLLGLGEKSVIKIKTDRSFRMNTILLEDAIKREIAQGNIPIAVVGTAGTTDFGNVDPLKELAAISKKYNAWFHIDAAYGCGLLLTDKYRSLLNGIELAHSVTVDYHKSFFQPVSSSGFLVNDKKYLNLITHHADYLNPKDHDEDGLPNQVNKSIQTTRRFDALKLWFTLRMMGRNKLGGYFDTIIETAAQIADRLNFDCDFELMNESDISALVFRYRPKNVHLDICAMNQYIKKSMFNEGKALVAGTKINHHFYLKFTLLNPLTTISDIENIIKIIKKHGNEYVRLNQASADFRRN; encoded by the coding sequence ATGTTTACATCAGACCTCGAAAAACATGAATTAATCAATTTCCTTACGGAAAGTCCGACCAAGGAAATCTTTCACCCAGAAAATGAAGCAGAATACCTGCATGCGGTAGGAAAAGTTACCCAGGCAGTAAAAAAATTCCTTAACAACAATCAACAACCCTTCAGTGGTATATCGCCGTCGAAGTTAAAACCATTGTTTGATTCGATCGAATTTGAAAAAACACATGATAACTATGACGCTTTACTTAAAGAAGTGGAACAGCTTTACACCAGCCATGCGGTTGCCTTCCATCACCCTGCTTATATTGCTCATTTAAACTGCCCTATTGTAATTCCGGCTGTAGCTGCCGAGGTGATGATTTCGGCCATCAATTCTTCAATCGATACCTGGGACCAAAGTGCTGGAGGCACATTAATTGAGCAAAAGCTGATCGAATGGACCTGCGATCAGATCGGTTATAGCAAAAAAGCAGACGGCATTTTTACCAGTGGGGGTACCCAGAGCAATTTAATGGGGCTTTTACTGGCCCGCGATCATTATTCAATTACGGCACTAAATCACAACATTAAAGTAGAGGGATTGCCCCAGGAAGCTTCGAGGTTCAGAATATTTGTTTCCGAAAAAGCACACTTTAGTATTCAGAAAAATGCATCCCTTTTAGGTTTAGGTGAAAAATCGGTAATCAAGATTAAAACTGACCGCAGCTTTAGGATGAATACCATTTTACTGGAAGACGCGATTAAGCGCGAAATTGCCCAAGGAAATATTCCTATTGCCGTGGTGGGCACAGCAGGCACTACCGATTTCGGAAATGTTGATCCGCTGAAAGAACTTGCCGCTATCAGCAAAAAATATAACGCCTGGTTCCACATTGATGCGGCTTATGGTTGTGGCTTACTGCTAACCGATAAGTACCGCAGTTTGTTGAACGGTATTGAGCTGGCCCATTCGGTTACTGTCGATTACCATAAATCTTTCTTCCAACCGGTAAGCAGTAGTGGTTTTTTAGTTAATGATAAAAAATATCTTAACCTGATTACCCATCATGCCGATTATTTAAATCCGAAAGACCATGATGAAGATGGTTTACCCAATCAGGTAAACAAATCGATACAGACTACCCGACGCTTTGATGCTTTAAAACTTTGGTTTACCCTTAGGATGATGGGCAGGAATAAATTGGGTGGTTATTTTGATACGATTATAGAAACTGCTGCACAAATTGCTGATCGCTTAAATTTCGACTGCGATTTTGAACTGATGAACGAATCAGACATCAGTGCCCTGGTTTTCCGTTACCGGCCAAAAAATGTGCATTTGGATATTTGTGCCATGAACCAGTACATTAAAAAATCTATGTTCAACGAAGGAAAAGCCCTAGTGGCAGGCACCAAAATTAACCATCATTTCTACCTCAAATTTACCCTACTTAATCCGTTAACTACCATTAGCGATATTGAAAACATTATTAAAATCATTAAAAAACATGGCAACGAATATGTTAGACTCAATCAAGCTTCAGCAGATTTCAGAAGAAACTAA